A genomic window from Microbacterium sp. ET2 includes:
- a CDS encoding ABC transporter permease, which translates to MIRFLSRRVVSGILTLFAISAIMFLLFYVAPNDPARTIAGVQATNAQVDQVRERLGLDLPILERYAIYMGGLLRGDLGYSFFNQQPVLDSIVSRLPETASIAIGGLAMALLMGISIGIGAARRPGSFRDRVSTVFVLSGLSVPTFVVGLLLLYVFFFQLTVLGLPLFPAAGYVPLTENPWEWARHLILPWITVGFVSAATYARLTRSQLAGVLGEDYIRTARAKGLSEGAVVYRHGMRSALTPVVTQVSLDIAVLMGGLVVTEQIFGINGIGRLAIQSVTRGDQPVIIGTMLLASLFVVISSILVDIVYALLDSRVRVK; encoded by the coding sequence ATGATCCGCTTCCTCAGTCGCCGGGTGGTCTCCGGCATCCTCACCCTGTTCGCGATCAGCGCGATCATGTTCCTCCTGTTCTATGTCGCGCCCAACGACCCGGCGCGCACCATCGCCGGCGTGCAGGCGACGAACGCCCAGGTCGACCAGGTGCGCGAGCGTCTGGGACTGGATCTGCCGATCCTCGAGCGCTACGCGATCTACATGGGCGGACTGCTCAGAGGCGACCTCGGGTACTCGTTCTTCAACCAGCAGCCGGTCCTCGACTCGATCGTCTCGCGCTTGCCCGAGACCGCCTCGATCGCGATCGGGGGGCTCGCGATGGCGCTCCTGATGGGCATCAGCATCGGCATCGGCGCCGCCCGGCGGCCGGGGTCCTTCCGCGACCGGGTGAGCACCGTGTTCGTCCTCAGCGGTCTGAGCGTCCCCACCTTCGTCGTCGGTCTGCTCCTGCTCTACGTCTTCTTCTTCCAGCTGACGGTGCTGGGGCTCCCGCTCTTCCCGGCCGCGGGGTACGTGCCCCTCACCGAGAACCCCTGGGAGTGGGCGCGCCATCTGATCCTCCCGTGGATCACCGTCGGCTTCGTCTCGGCGGCGACTTACGCCCGCCTCACGCGCAGCCAGCTCGCGGGGGTGCTCGGTGAGGACTACATCCGCACCGCCCGCGCCAAAGGTCTGAGCGAAGGCGCGGTGGTGTACCGCCACGGCATGCGGAGCGCCCTCACCCCTGTCGTCACCCAGGTGAGCCTGGACATCGCGGTCCTCATGGGCGGCCTCGTCGTGACCGAGCAGATCTTCGGGATCAACGGCATCGGGCGGCTGGCGATCCAGTCGGTCACCCGCGGCGACCAGCCGGTCATCATCGGGACGATGCTGCTGGCCTCGCTGTTCGTGGTGATCTCCTCGATCCTGGTCGACATCGTGTACGCGCTCCTCGATTCGCGCGT